Proteins from a single region of Plasmodium brasilianum strain Bolivian I chromosome 13, whole genome shotgun sequence:
- a CDS encoding ribonuclease H2 subunit B, which translates to MENNRSAFLFHIFCSDINEKEKAENVKVKNYSFIKLPSVPDPSKTVLYYFKQESNELYLLERNYYNPKIETIRNENDKINKSCVSLFINNYTIENDCSFSCYPVDALYLFISIIYYNCTNFTYTTLEDYLDNILKDNEKKKVEATKNVLYIFKKDVNSIKDRLKNVSDELCENGKLYYKPNMKKVQNFYNLKCIILFNFIIEHKIIFPDYSQYIDKDLLEKYITDVNTHPINLIIQKKLKHIDKYKEYKKYVDSYLVQFNNRHYKINGSNLRTFIWLIIKGFMCSSLSEKITPLDILEHLNKIKENEKKKKMQQNETFSKNKKHPSQTPRNQMSIDSFFKKKKIKLK; encoded by the coding sequence ATGGAAAATAATAGAAgtgcatttttatttcatatattttgctcggatataaatgaaaaggagAAGGCAGAAAATgttaaagttaaaaattactcttttataaaattaccAAGTGTGCCAGATCCATCAAAAACAgtactatattattttaagcAGGAAAGTAATGAACTTTATTTATTGGAAAGGAATTATTATAACCCTAAAATTGAAACAATtagaaatgaaaatgataaaataaacaaaagtTGTGTGTCCctatttattaataactaCACTATAGAGAATGATTGTAGTTTTTCTTGCTATCCTGTGGATGCATTATACTTATTCatatcaataatatattataattgtacAAATTTTACATACACAACATTAGAAGACTACTtggataatatattaaaggataatgaaaaaaagaaagtagaAGCAactaaaaatgttttatatatttttaaaaaagatgtAAATAGTATAAAAGATAGATTAAAAAATGTCTCTGATGAATTGTGTGAAAATgggaaattatattataaaccgaatatgaaaaaagttcaaaatttttataacttaaaatgtataatattatttaatttcataatagagcataaaataattttcccTGATTATTCTCaatatatagataaagatttactagaaaaatatataactgaCGTAAATACACATccaattaatttaattatccaaaaaaaattgaaacatattgataaatataaagaatacaaaaaatatgtagaTTCATATTTAGTACAATTTAATAACAGACATTACAAAATTAACGGGTCTAATTTAAGAACATTTATTTGGTTAATTATAAAAGGATTTATGTGCTCATCATTAAGTGAAAAAATAACCCCCCTTGATATACTCGAAcacttaaataaaattaaagaaaacgaaaaaaaaaaaaaaatgcaacaaaatgaaacgttctcgaaaaataagaaacatCCATCTCAAACCCCCAGGAACCAGATGAGTATCGACtcctttttcaaaaaaaaaaaaattaaattaaaataa
- a CDS encoding cytochrome c oxidase assembly protein COX15, translating into MRFNRVFRQHYYLRRVFENGVNRRTMQHRRNFNTFIKLSKSEELFIIKKAEKYTNYVKEGYEFKVGVWLNICSLLILVMISIGGYTRLTESGLSITHWKFQGIKYPRNDEEWLKEFEKYKSTPEYKEVHYNISLDEYKKIFFNEWLHRMFGRAIGLFFVSGSALFLYKKCLKKNMLKNLSVLFALGTFQGFVGWWMVKSGFEKLQTENKTPRVSPYRLVFHLFCATVMYSYLFLNSLTLIEIGKLRRQFSKSQITKWPEFLRNELMHEMYEKRNVTKKMKLGLFAFAFLVLSNILYGGFVAGNDAGYAYNTWPKMLDKYIPDEVANFYMNKKKKYEQLFENTGIVHSNVNRNKSVSTSRSYSHGFGAPIWGFLHFVDSSSFN; encoded by the exons ATGCGTTTCAATAGAGTTTTTCGTCAGCATTATTACCTTAGAAGGGTTTTCGAGAATGGAGTCAATAGAAGAACAATGCAACATAGAAGAAACTTCAacacatttattaaattaagcAAATCAGAAGaactatttattataaaaaaggctGAAAAATATACGAATTATGTAAAAGAAGGATATGAATTTAAAGTAGGTGTTTGGTTAAATATATGcagtttattaattttagttATGATAAGTATAGGAGGTTATACGAGACTAACTGAAAGTGGATTATCAATAACTCACTGGAAATTTCAAGGAATAAAATATCCACGAAATGATGAAGAATGGCTAAaagaatttgaaaaatataaatcaacACCAGAATATAAAGAAgtacattataatatatcattggatgaatataagaaaatcttttttaatgaatgGCTACATAGGATGTTTGGTCGTGCTATTGGCTTATTTTTTGTGAGTGGTTctgctttatttttgtataaaaagtgtttaaaaaaaaatatgcttaaaaatttaagtgtTCTCTTTGCATTAGGGACATTTCAAGGTTTCGTTGGTTGGTGGATGGTAAAAAGTGGatttgaaaaattacaaacagaaaataaaacacCAAGGGTATCTCCTTATCGATtagtttttcatttgttctgTGCGACGGTAATGTATAGTTATCTTTTTCTGAACTCTTTAACATTAATTGAAATAGGAAAATTAAGAAGACAATTTTCAAAAAGCCAAATAACAAAGTGGCCcgaatttttaagaaatgaATTAATGCATGAAATGTATGAAAAACGAAATGTTACcaagaaaatgaaattagGATTATTTGCTTTTGCATTTTTAGTtctttcaaatattttatatggaGGTTTTGTAGCAGGTAATGATGCTGGGTATGCTTATAATACATGGCCAAAAATGTtggataaatatattccCGATGAGGTAGCAAACttttatatgaacaaaaaaaaaaagtatgagCAGTTATTTGAAAATACTGGAATAGTACA TTCAAATGTTAACAGGAATAAATCTGTTAGTACATCACGTTCCTATTCACATGGCTTTGGTGCACCAATTTGGGGGTTTCTGCATTTTGTCGActcttcttcatttaattaa
- a CDS encoding hypothetical protein (conserved Plasmodium protein), whose product MENINKKDIFVNYLKMCNKNDMARAVMKYCDEDHGIVFNKHPARNENKFGKIYDFSVSELSKITNVSNSSDDSKKMMKQKSHNSFDRIVQSKCFYKSKISFKDLQKVGGQKNAKTRFNKIQRDNEGEKENDPISEIINDMCEIIAPEGKGKFLKFIGENYVYVLLENGTYNCYPIELLKLNRSYLKKNSLYNFSFNYKDIALNHTRNVLKSKNNALQKDVILTEKNKQSDQFHYFSKDMDYLKDYIINDSKNNTGEEINSLKEDFVHLSMKSAQRKRDECDKIYPQGHKNIGIKENVKVITLNNIYKMESANSYIPIDYTVSGDEKFCIYC is encoded by the exons atggaaaatataaacaaaaaagacatttttgtaaattatttaaaaatgtgcaataaaaatgatatggCTAGAGCAGTAATGAAATACTGTGATGAAGATCACGGAATAGTTTTTAATAAACATCCTGCTAGAAATGAGAACAAATTTgggaaaatatatgatttttcAGTTTCTGAACTAtcaaaaataacaaatgttTCAAATTCTTCAGatgattcaaaaaaaatgatgaaacaAAAGAGCCATAATAGTTTTGATAGAATAGTGCAGTctaaatgtttttataaaagtaaaatatcgTTCAAAGATTTACAAAAAGTTGGGGGACAAAAGAATGCTAAAACACGTTTTAACAAAATTCAGAGGGACAATGaaggagaaaaagaaaatgaccCTATTTCTGAAATTATTAATGATATGTGTGAAATCATTGCACCCGAAGGAAAAGGGAAATTTCTAAAATTTATAGGagaaaattatgtatatgtctTACTGGAAAAT gGAACTTATAATTGTTATCCTATTGAATTGCTTAAGTTAAATCGTtcttatttaaagaaaaactcACTGTACAATTTTAGTTTTAACTACAAAGACATAGCATTAAATCATACAagaaatgttttaaaat cgAAAAATAATGCTCTTCAGAAAGACGTCATTTTaacggaaaaaaataaacaatccgaccaatttcattatttctctAAAGATATGGATTATTTGAAAGATTACATAATAAACGATAGCAAAAATAACACAGGAGAGGaaataaattcattaaaGGAGGATTTTGTTCACCTATCTATGAAAAGTGcacaaagaaaaagagatGAATGTGACAAGATTTACCCACAAGggcataaaaatatagga atTAAAGAAAATGTTAAGGTTATaactttaaataatatatacaaaatggaAAGTGCAAACTCTTACATTCCAATTGATTATACAGTTTCAGGCGATGAGAAATTCTGCATATACTGTTGa
- a CDS encoding mitochondrial acidic protein MAM33, whose product MNFLRKNTANFCKSKALSRHLNNTGNKFTNLSKRKFSHVTSCGNYGQKLQTNFSKFNGRRFASSEAQKLSEVVKAEVQHEKSNYEAPENIKKFLQTSGWKFEEQEGDVNMVLTKTVDGMKIIIDFQLVSPFQAEGENEAQAEMTDFSVTVEKPNKQGGITFYCTTLQNDEKFRYMIGNVKYYKNEEGKNSVSAYNGPEFEDLDDSLQTSLDEWLANLGVDSELCDFIDSCSIDKEQREYMLWLQNISNFIES is encoded by the coding sequence atgaatttccTACGTAAAAACACTgcaaatttttgtaaaagcAAGGCTTTAAGTAGGCACCTGAACAATACAGGTAATAAGTTTACAAATttaagtaaaagaaaattttccCATGTAACCTCTTGTGGAAATTATGGTCAAAAGTTACAAACAAATTTCAGCAAATTTAATGGAAGAAGATTTGCTTCAAGTGAAGCTCAAAAATTGTCAGAAGTTGTGAAAGCAGAGGTGCAGCATGAAAAATCGAACTATGAAGCACcagaaaatattaagaagTTTTTACAAACATCAGGATGGAAATTTGAAGAACAGGAAGGAGATGTTAACATGGTGCTGACCAAAACTGTGGATGGAATGAAAATTATCATTGACTTTCAACTTGTGTCTCCATTTCAAGCAGAAGGAGAAAATGAAGCTCAAGCAGAAATGACTGATTTCTCAGTAACAGTTGAAAAACCAAATAAGCAAGGGggtattactttttattgtACTACCTTGCAGAATGATGAGAAATTTAGATATATGATAGGAAACGTCAAatactataaaaatgaagaaggaaaaaactCTGTATCAGCTTATAATGGACCAGAATTTGAAGATCTAGATGACTCTTTACAAACTTCACTTGATGAATGGTTAGCTAATTTAGGTGTAGATTCAGAATTGTGTGATTTTATTGATTCATGTAGCATTGATAAAGAACAAAGAGAGTACATGTTATGGTTGCAGAacatttctaattttattgaGTCCTag
- a CDS encoding mitochondrial import inner membrane translocase subunit TIM17, whose amino-acid sequence MLQERDLAREPCPDRIIEDMGGAFGMGCVGGYIWHFLKGARNSPKGDVLSGALYSSRMRAPILGGNFAVWGGTFSCFDCAFQYLRKKEDHWNAIGSGFFTGGVLAMRGGWRSASRNAIVGGVLLAIIEIVSIVLTRKTTPTPRQQFQQQMELEKKMSSKNSK is encoded by the coding sequence atgttacaaGAAAGGGATTTAGCAAGAGAACCATGCCCAGATAGAATAATAGAAGACATGGGTGGAGCTTTTGGCATGGGATGTGTAGGAGGATATATATggcattttttaaaaggcgCAAGAAATAGTCCAAAGGGAGATGTGTTAAGTGGTGCTTTATATAGTAGCCGTATGAGGGCACCTATTTTAGGAGGAAACTTTGCCGTCTGGGGAGGTACTTTTAGCTGTTTTGATTGTGCCTTTCagtatttaagaaaaaaggaagatcACTGGAATGCTATTGGAAGTGGTTTTTTTACTGGGGGAGTTTTAGCCATGAGAGGGGGGTGGAGGTCTGCTTCAAGGAATGCTATTGTTGGGGGTGTTTTACTGGCTATTATAGAAATAGTTTCTATTGTGTTAACACGCAAAACGACTCCAACACCTAGACAACAGTTTCAACAACAGATggaattagaaaaaaaaatgtcttCGAAAAacagtaaataa
- a CDS encoding methionine aminopeptidase 2: MNGNSKGGGNKNVVGAVKAISQNKGKNKSDKNNGIENVNKTNKNKQVIKENEKKEYNDWKNERKENSHVEKEKKASDNLQNVSQNEKSPNNIIKNSNNNSSSKVKPNKKIKNKKKVDKLDIILNEFQSGEVEKEVKKNEEELIEKEERDKKRIDLDEFEIERIKKNTVLKENFIQEQNNSHIRLLKNWPQIEKSVQTSPATVPIELVFQGENYPVGEILEYKHVLSGKSLQEKKEREKLNIDYYDDLRKAAECHRQVRKYIQSYVKPGRKMIDIVQETEKKTRELILSNKLKCGWGFPTGCSLNHCAAHYTPNYGDNTVLKYDDVCKLDFGVHVNGYIIDCAFTIAFNEKYDNLIKATQDGTNVGIKEAGIDARMCDIGESIQEAIESYEIELNQKVYPIKAISNLRGHSINKYIIHGGKCVPIVRQKEKSEIMEEGELFAIETFASTGKGYVTHDNECSHYMRNPDKQFVPIRLNSAKTLLKVINENFDTLPFCHRWLDDLGQTRHFMALKTLVDLNIVEPYPPLCDIKNSFTSQMEHTILLRPTCKEVLSRGPDF, from the coding sequence atgaacgGAAACAGTAAAGGAGGAGGAAACAAAAATGTTGTAGGTGCGGTGAAAGCAATAAGTCAAAAcaaagggaaaaataaaagtgataaaaataatgggatagaaaatgtaaataaaactaataaaaataagcagGTTATAAAGGAgaacgaaaaaaaggaatataatgATTGGAAAAACGAAAGGAAAGAGAATAGTCACgttgaaaaggaaaaaaaagcaagTGATAACTTACAAAATGTTAGTCAGAATGAGAAAAGTCCAAAcaacattattaaaaatagtaacaataacagcAGCAGTAAGGTCAAACCTAACAAAAAGattaagaacaaaaaaaaagtagataAGCtagatataatattaaatgaatttcAAAGTGGAGAAGttgaaaaagaagtaaaaaagaatgaagaGGAACtaatagaaaaagaagaaagggACAAAAAAAGAATCGACTTGGACGAGTTTGAAAtagaaagaataaaaaaaaatacagtaCTAAAAGAAAACTTTATACAAGAGCAAAATAATAGCCATATAAGATTACTGAAAAATTGGCCGCAAATAGAAAAAAGTGTGCAAACTAGCCCAGCAACAGTACCAATAGAATTAGTATTTCAGGGAGAGAATTATCCTGTTGGTGAAATATTGGAATATAAACATGTATTAAGTGGAAAGTCattacaagaaaaaaaggaaagggaaaaattaaatattgatTATTATGATGATTTAAGAAAAGCAGCTGAATGCCATAGACaagtaagaaaatatatacagtCTTATGTTAAACCAGGAAGAAAAATGATAGATATTGTACAAGAAACAGAAAAGAAAACAAgagaattaattttatctaacaaattaaaatgcGGATGGGGATTTCCAACAGGTTGTTCTTTAAATCATTGTGCAGCACATTATACACCAAATTATGGAGATAATactgttttaaaatatgatgaTGTATGTAAACTTGACTTTGGGGTACATGTAAATGGGTATATAATTGATTGTGCATTTACTATTgcttttaatgaaaaatatgataatctTATTAAAGCTACTCAAGATGGAACAAATGTAGGTATTAAGGAAGCAGGAATTGATGCGAGAATGTGTGATATTGGTGAGTCCATTCAAGAAGCTATTGAATCATATGAAATAGAATTAAATCAAAAAGTTTATCCTATTAAAGCTATATCTAATTTAAGAGGACATTcaataaataagtatataatacatgGTGGGAAATGTGTACCTATTGTTAGacaaaaagagaaaagtGAAATTATGGAAGAAGGAGAATTGTTTGCAATTGAAACTTTTGCATCAACTGGAAAAGGATATGTAACACATGATAATGAATGTTCTCATTATATGAGAAATCCAGATAAACAATTTGTACCTATTAGGTTAAATTCAGCTAAAACATTATTAAAAgttattaatgaaaattttgataCATTGCCATTTTGTCATAGATGGTTAGATGATTTAGGACAAACTAGACATTTTATGGCCTTAAAAACGTTAGTAGATTTAAATATCGTTGAACCATATCCTCCTTTGTGTGATATCAAAAATTCATTTACCTCTCAAATGGAACATACCATTTTATTACGACCAACATGTAAAGAAGTTTTGTCTAGAGGTCCTGATTTCTAA